The DNA sequence CGCACAGAGTGTTGGTTTGTTCTGAAGGATTATGGTCGTCACCAGCATTCGCGACGCTGAATCCCCGCACCATTGATCCATCCGGAACAGCCTTCTGGATACAGCGCCGGCGCGGACGCACAGCAACGGCACCTATTTTGCGCGCCCCATTCATCACAAAGCGGCCGAAAGCTGCTGCAATTCCAAGAATGCTTGTTATTTCAGAACGCTACGATGCTGGAATGCTCCATCGTCAGGTTTCAGCGAAAGGTGCGGGGACCGAGTTAGCGTACAGGTTGGGCAGTGGTCAGCAGCGGCCCCTGCGATGCAGGCCTAGGTCGCAATTCTGATGCCATGTCGAAATCCGCCGCGTCTTCACGGTTTATCAAGGGCTCTTGCATAGCGTCGATCGGGCCGACGCATCAGACCACGCGGATCGGCGCATGCGCGTCGACAGGCACTCCTTCGGCAACAGGCGCAGGTCAGGCTTGAAGGAGACCGCCTTGTCACTCATCACGGACGCTCATTTCGGCGCGAACATCATCTTGACGCGGGACAGTCTGAAGGATGGCCAGCCCTTTGCCGAAACCCTCAAGGAAATCGACTTCTCGGGGTTTCGCTATCCCGGCGGCGGCGTGACCGAGGATCAGACCTGGGCGAATGGCGGACTGGCGCGGATGTTCGGCGATCCGATCGAACCCGGCAGCGAAAACTATGTCATGACCATCAACGAGGCGTTGGAATATGCGTCCTTGACCGGCAAGGCGATGACCGTGGTCGTGCCGACCTTCCAGTTCTATGACAAGCAGGGGGGCGTCTTCGATCACTCGGGGTTCGACCGCTATGTCGACAGGCTGGAGACGGCGTTGAATGCGTTTCCCGACGCCGTGGTCAGGGACCTGGAAATCGGCAACGAATACTGGGGCAGCAAGGCCTGGGGCGGCCTGACGGGCCATCAATACGGCGCGATCGCCAATGCGCAGATCCCCAAGCTCAACGACATGATCGAACGGCTCTCGGACGACATGTCCGGCTGGCATGCCCCAGGCCTGGGCGTTCAGGCGGGGGTCCAGTGGCGCGCGACGCAGGGCGCGGACGGCAGATGGACCGCGGACGGGCCGCAGGAGTCCGCGGACATCATCTCCAAGATCTCGCTGGAACATCGCGGCATGATCGACACGGTCTTCCAGCACAGCTACCCGGATGCCAGCACGATCACCCAGAACCTGAACTGGGCGATCCGCCCGATGGAGGTCTTTGAGCGGTTCGAGGGGTTCTCCAGCGATCTGAAGTTCTCGCTCTCGGAATTCAACATCGGCGCGAACACGGCCGTCGGCATCGACCAAGGTGCGGCCTGGATCGACGCGTTTTCAAAGGCGGTGGATCTTGGCGTTGATTCGATCGACCATTGGGGCATCGCCTATGATTGGTTGTCGAACAAGTTCTATGACACCCGGTTTCCCGCGGCGGAGAGCGACGGCGGACAGATCGTCGCGATCGCAACGCCGATGGGGCAGATCTACGACATCGCGCAAAGCCATCTGGTCGGAAAGACCACCATGACCGATGCTCATGCCCTGCAGGACATCGCTGTGACCGACGGGATCGGCGTCACCGGCTTTGCGGATGACAGCCAGAAGATCGTCTTTCTGCACAATCCGACCAACGAGGCGGGCAGGGTCGATCTTGGGGGCATCGCCGACGGGATGCACGTCTCGGTCCGGACGCTGACCCCCGCGGATTCGCCGCATTCACCCTGGTTCGACGAATCCGCACGCACGGTGACGGGCGCGAACGGCATTGCCGACGCGCGGGCCGACATGAACGTAGTCTCCGGCCCCGGCGTTCAGGATCGCCACGATCTGAGACCGGGAGAGATGCTGGTCGTCGTGGTCTCCGATCCTCGCCGCGACCTGATCATCGAGGGGGCGCATAACGTCACCGATCCGGCCACCGGGATGGTCGACGACCTGATCGTCGGCGGGCTGGGTCACGACATCCTGCGCGGCCATGTCGGCGATGACACGATAGAAGGGGGCGGCGGCAGAAATGTCCTGTCCGGCGGAAGGGGGGACGACGTTCTTGTGGCATCGGATCAGGGCGACGTGATCTTCGCGGATGGCGGCGACGACACCGTGACAGGCGGCGACGGCGACGACATGATCGTGGCCAGCGGCGACGACCCGCGGGATCACAGCGTCCTTGAAGGCGGCGGCGGACGAAACCTGTTCCTGGTCGGCAATGGCGGCGATGCGTCCATCCTGGATTTTTCGGCCCGGGACCATATCGGCTTTGGCGGAGCCTTCGCCGATGCGGGCGCACTTCGCGACGCATCGCAGGTGATCGATAGCGACATCGTGGTGGGGCTCCCCGACGGAAGCCAGGTCATTCTTGCCGGTCAGGCCGAGCGGATCGACATGCTGCACGAACAGGTTCTCGATTTCATGGACCATGACCGGATCGTCGAGGTGACGGACAGTTATCTGAACGGGCTGACGCATGACCAGGTTGTCGAGGTCTTTCGCCAGGGGGAGGGACACTTCGATCAGCCGGACCAGCAGGGTACGTCGATCTACTTCGATGCGCTGGAAGCGACGATGGCCCGTCTGGAACTGCGAGAGGATGACGAAGGTCTTCCGAACGACGACCCGCCCGTTCGACCGGTCGACGAAGACGACCTGCCTTCCGTTCCGCCGGTTGCCGACGATCCCCACACCCCCGACCCGGACGATCCCTATTCAGATCAGGATGAGGAATCCGCCTCTGGCGGCGCCTGTTTCGTCGCAACGTCCGCCTATGGAAATCCCTGGCATCCCGACGTCGTTGCGTTGCGCGCGTTCCGCGACAACCACCTGATCAAGACGGGGGCTGGTCGCTTGTTTGTGAGGGTCTACTGGATCATCGGACCGAAGCTGGCTGCCAGCACACGGCCCGACCAATTTCATGCACGCGCCGTCCGGTCGACACTTTCTCGGTTTGTCGCATTGCTGAGGTCGACCGATCTGACCGCTGGAAAATGATTAGTAGGGTGGGTCGCAATGACCTGCCGGGTTGAGCAATCGCTCGACGCGCGGAGCTTTCATCTCGCGCAGCGGGGCGGGCGATTGCGGTGGTGAGGGTCAGCGCGTAGTCAGGCGGGGTCTGGTGATCCGGGGCCGAATGCGGGCGCTCGGTGTTGTAGTCGGCGGCCCGGTCAGCGATCACAACAGGCGCATGAGCCAGGTTTCGGAACATGGCATCATTGAGCAGCTCATCGCGCATCCGACCATTGAAACTCTCGACGAAGCCGTTTTGCATCGGCTTTCCCGGCGCGATGCAGTGCCACTCGATCCGATGCTGGGAACACCACCGCAGGATGGCGGTCGATGTTAGTTCGGTGCCGTTGTATGAGACAATCGTTCCAAGCTTCCCTTGACGCTCGATCCAAGCCGATTGCTCTCGTGCGACGCGCCGTCCGGATATCGAAGTATCCGGGATCGCCGCGAGCGCACGGATTGAGGTGCCCCCCGAAAGCTGGGCACTGACGTAAGCTCTGTTTTTGCTGTCTGCTGATCTCCATCACGAGGGAGATCGACGATGTCGAAACGAAAGCGGCACGTCCCTGGGTTCAAGGCGAAGGTGGCACTTGAGGTGCTGAAAGGCGAGGGGACCGTGTCGGAGCTGGCGAGCCGGTTCGGCGTGCATCCGACGATGATCAATCAATGAAAACGCGCGTTGCTCGATGGCGCGTCCGGTGTCTTTGAACGCGGTGGCCGCAAGGCGTCGGTGATCGATGAGGATCAGGTCCGGGATCTGCATGCCAAGATCGGGGAGCTGGCGGTGGCCGACTCTTTTTTGGAAAGAAAGCTGTAGTCCTGGGGCGGGAAGTGATGAGGCATTGGAACGCCATTGGTCCGAGAGACGATGCCGAACGGCATGGTCGAACGCGACCATCCGGACCTGTCGATCGGCCGGCAGCGCGCTCTGCTGCAGGTCCCTCGTTCGTCCTTTTACTATACGCCGCAAGGTGAGACGGACCAGAACCTCGCGTTCGCCATGGACCTCGAACCAGTGGCGGCCACATGGCTCACTGCGGTTGATCGACGTGCGGTTCCTCGACACGCCTTTCCTTGGCGTCCGTCAGATGACCTGGCACCTGCGCAGTTGCAGGGACCGTGGCCCCAGTGGGGCCGCGCAAGCCCGAAAACGGCCACAAGGTGAACGAAAAGCGCATACGTCGGCTTATGCGCCTGACGGGTCTGATGCCGATCCACCAGAAGCCCAACACCCGCCGGCCGACGAAGGGACACAAGACTTACCCCTATCTGGCTCGCGCGGGCTGCGTGTGGCCCGGCCAAATCAGGTCTGGTGTGTGGACATCACCTATCTGCCGATGCGTCGCGGCGCTCGGCATGGCCTCGGACCAGTGGCGGCTCATGCCTCGCTCTCCCTGGTGGCGATCATGGACTGGCACACCCGCATGGTCCTGGCGTGGCGGATCTCGAACATCGAGCCATGGTCCGCCACTGGTCCGAGGGCCATGGCGAGGGGACGCCGACTTCTGCGTCGAGGCGCTGAACGAGACCATCTATCGGTTCGGACCGCCGGACATCATGACCATGGAGCATGGTCGCGCCATCGGTCCAAGCGGCCATGCGACGCCAAGGGTCCCACTTCACGTCGTTTGCCTGGACAGACCGCCTGCGACGGTCGGGCGTCCGCATCTCGATGGATGGCAAAGGCGTTCGCAAGCGCACCCTCGACAACATCTTCATCGAGCGCTTGTGGCGCACCCTGAAATACGAATGCGTCTACCTACATGCTTGGGAGACCGGATCACAGGCACGCACCGGTGTCCGCAACTGGATGGAATTCTACAACCACCGCCGGCCGCACAAGGCCCTTGGCGGCCGACCGCCGGCAGTGGTCTGCTCACTGACAGGAGAAGCAACGCAACCCGATCAGCAGGAGCAGATCAGAGCTTGAAAAGCGCCAGATCCTGTCAAAAGAATGGGGAGCACATCAGTGAAGGAAAAATTCCGTAGCAGATCAGCAACCCTGGCCCGCCATATTTAACGTGTTGAACGTATTATCTCGGCGGTAAGGAAGTTGCGGCAGCATTTAACGATCAGTGGAAGATGAACTTAGCAATATCGATTCATACGGTCGACGATGGAAATGCATCCCGATCGAAGCTACGCACAAGGTTGCAAGCCGTGCTTCCTGAATGCGTTTAGCTCTTCCTGTAATCCTTCAGCAGCCGTATCGCCTGATCGACCTTGGACTCTATCAGCTTGTCCAGAAAGGCGGGCGCCGACATGGCCGACCTGCTTTTCATCGGAGGCACGTGCTTTGCGGCCTTCGACTTTGTGTCTGATTTGGGTCGCGCGCGCGTGGTATTCTTTCGGATCGTCGCCATTGATAAGCCTTGGTCTATGCAGCGTCTGAACCGGAACCCCCGCCTGATGTTCCAGGAAAAGGATTTTTATCTGAACCGGAGCGGGAGGAACGTCGAGCTGACGGTTATTGCGTTCCGCACCGTCGCCCTGACTTGCATCTTGTCGCGACGTTGCTTTCTTTCCTGCTACCCACCACGGCCTGCAGGTAGGCTGTTTTATTTGGAACCTCAGATCGAGTGCACTTCCAGGCGTGGCGTAATCCGCCATCGCATATTTTTCATGTGAAAGCGTTCCTGTTATCGAATGCTGTGCATTGGCCTGTACGTACCTCCACAAGATGAACACCTGATGTGTTCCACGAGATGGATTATGGCCTGCAATCTGAAGTTGGCGCTTGTCGGCATGTTTCGGAACGCGTTGAGGTCGTCACGATCGAGGTGTTACACCGGTTTCAACACTTCGGCGCATCGCAACAGCTGATTGCCCATTGCTAAGGTACCCGTACACGAAAACGGTATGCTCCTCGCAGTCGTCACGATTTAATAGTTTCAGGCTGAATCAACAATGAAAATTTGATGCAAGCGGCCGGATGGTGCCAATGCTAATTGGGTTCAGCCGCAGACTGATTGTCGACCGAAGTTTGGATAGCTGAGCTCAGTTTTCCGGAACTTAATTTGCAATTGATTCGGTCGCTGCCCGAATAGTTCGCAATATCTTAGACCAGAGCGCGGCATCCTGAGACTGCTTACTATAGAGCGACAAATAATTTGCAAAACGTACGACAGTTTCGATTTTTGGAGCAACGTCCTTCCAATGACGTCCCGCACGTCGCTTTAGGATAGACAAAGCGATCACAATTGATCGCAGTGTCGTGGGTGTCTTGACCTTACAACGGTGGGAAGCGCTACCTAGCAACGCGGTGATGGAGAATACCGCGAAATGAATGAACGGTTGAGTGAGGTGCGGGTTATAGGGCCGCGCGCTACCTGGGTGATTGATGATCGATCGTGAATTGCGCGACCGGTTCGTGGCCGCGGGCGTGCCCGAAACCCAGGTTGATCCCATCCTCTCCTATTTCGACCTTTATGGTGGGGCTGCCGAAATCACCTCAGAGGAAGAATATCGGAATGCGGCTGCCATTTATCTGACGCTGGATGGACATCTGGCGCCTGACGATGCGCACAGCGCCGTTGCCCGCTATGTCATCCATCTTGGGGTGCGGCTGGCTGAGTGGGATGGCAAGCACACCGTACCAAGCGTCCTGCGGTGACCATAAAGCCCACGGACCCCGTCGCATTGTCGTCAGGTGCATGGTAACGATTTCGCCATCACCGGCGCAAATGTGCCGACAAATACAATCTTGAGTTGATTGGTTAATGGTGTCTTGCTACGCCGAACCTTCATGGTGGTGGTCGAGCAATGCCGACCACCGACTGACAACAACCCGATTGCAAAGGTTGCACGCTTGCCTGTCCAAACTTCGCACCCCCCTGCAATCCGCAGACATGCGCCACGACGACAGCCCTCCATGACGCAGACTGCCGGGCAGTTCCGGGAAAGGCCGCATTCGCGGACCCGTCTGCCCCTTCGTACCTAGTGCACATTCATGTCTGAGCCGGCACCGCGATCCGCGGTGTCTCTTCATCATGCCCGGACCATGGGCTGGACACAGGATACATCATGCCGACGACCTTCAACTGGATCTCTCTTGGAACGCCCCGCAACGCCACCGGCGGCATCGTCACGGTCGACCCGTCAGAGATAATCGCCGGCGCAGAAAACGCATCCAGCCTCCTGACCGCCGCGTCCGGTTCGGGGCCCCGGGTGTTCGGTTCGCAGGGCGCGCCGCTCTACAACAGCATCACCTCTGCAACAATGATCAATCGCAGCGGCAGCGACAATGCGCTGGACACGGATACGGCGGTCGGCACATCGGCGGATCGCTTTACGACCAACATTGGCGCCGGAGTCCAGACCTTCAACTTTGACGCCTTGGTCAATTACAACGGCACCGTGACCTATGCGGATGGCTCGACCGCGTCGAACGTGACGCTGCTGGTGGTGCAGGCGGAAACGGGCGAACTGTTTCTTGCGCCGCCGCCGGCCACGGGTTCGAACGCGGCGTTGACGCTCAAGCCGATCCAGTCGATCCGGCTGGATTCGGTGGCGAACAATGACGTCAACCTGTTGATCGACCGCCAGCTTGGGATATTCGACGATGGATTTGTCGATGGCACGGCCGGGGCCGACCTGATCGGTCCCAGTTATGTAGAGCCTGCCGCCGGCGGCTCCGACCGGGTCGACGGCAATGACGGGCTGACCAGCGCGGGCACCAATTTCAACGATGACCGTATCCGCGCGGGCGCGGGCAACGACACCATCGACGGCGGCCTTGGAAACGATCTGATCGACGCGGGCGAGGGCAACGACCTGGTCAACCTGACCGGGACGTTTGGCAACGACACCATCACCGGCGGCGCGGGCAGCGACACGCTGTCCGGGGCAACGCTGACAGGCGCGTCCACCGTCACATTCAACGGCGGCTCCGGCACCTTTGCCAGCGGAGGCAGCACGGCCAGCTTCAACAC is a window from the Paracoccus marcusii genome containing:
- a CDS encoding transposase, whose amino-acid sequence is MSKRKRHVPGFKAKVALEVLKGEGTVSELASRFGVHPTMINQ
- a CDS encoding calcium-binding protein, whose translation is MSLITDAHFGANIILTRDSLKDGQPFAETLKEIDFSGFRYPGGGVTEDQTWANGGLARMFGDPIEPGSENYVMTINEALEYASLTGKAMTVVVPTFQFYDKQGGVFDHSGFDRYVDRLETALNAFPDAVVRDLEIGNEYWGSKAWGGLTGHQYGAIANAQIPKLNDMIERLSDDMSGWHAPGLGVQAGVQWRATQGADGRWTADGPQESADIISKISLEHRGMIDTVFQHSYPDASTITQNLNWAIRPMEVFERFEGFSSDLKFSLSEFNIGANTAVGIDQGAAWIDAFSKAVDLGVDSIDHWGIAYDWLSNKFYDTRFPAAESDGGQIVAIATPMGQIYDIAQSHLVGKTTMTDAHALQDIAVTDGIGVTGFADDSQKIVFLHNPTNEAGRVDLGGIADGMHVSVRTLTPADSPHSPWFDESARTVTGANGIADARADMNVVSGPGVQDRHDLRPGEMLVVVVSDPRRDLIIEGAHNVTDPATGMVDDLIVGGLGHDILRGHVGDDTIEGGGGRNVLSGGRGDDVLVASDQGDVIFADGGDDTVTGGDGDDMIVASGDDPRDHSVLEGGGGRNLFLVGNGGDASILDFSARDHIGFGGAFADAGALRDASQVIDSDIVVGLPDGSQVILAGQAERIDMLHEQVLDFMDHDRIVEVTDSYLNGLTHDQVVEVFRQGEGHFDQPDQQGTSIYFDALEATMARLELREDDEGLPNDDPPVRPVDEDDLPSVPPVADDPHTPDPDDPYSDQDEESASGGACFVATSAYGNPWHPDVVALRAFRDNHLIKTGAGRLFVRVYWIIGPKLAASTRPDQFHARAVRSTLSRFVALLRSTDLTAGK